A section of the Nitrospira sp. genome encodes:
- a CDS encoding alpha-keto acid decarboxylase family protein encodes MTTQTIGTAVLDRLHRLGVRHMFGIPGDYVLGLYKLMESSPIQHVATTREDCAGFAADAYARINGIGALCVTYCVGGLNTVNAIACAYAERSPVVLLTGSPGLSERARNPYLHHMVREFSTQREVFEKMTVAAVSLEDPVTAEREMDRAFAALLRYRRPIYLEIPRDMVHVPLAQTSHKPQTQGEPTDRAALSEALNEVRSMLESAKRPVILAGAEVGRFGLHDELTSLVERLNVPIASTLLGKSIIREDHPLYVGVYSGLVARDEVKEFVNQTDCLLILGSILSDVEDLDAHSALFSDGHTIHATADRVAIKHHRYDSILFEDFVKGLAAASLPSFPTPQLPAPYKPEDPMPPAQASVSLQGVFRHLDTVLHEKTLVIADVGESLFASVDLHVHRRFEFLSPAYYTSMGFAVPAAIGAGFADPSLRPIVLVGDGAFQMTGSELSTAVRYKQAPVVIVLNNHGYSTEREILEGPFNDIHEWRYERICELIGGGQGSLVATHGEFVQTLAKALADPSQPYVINVLLDPADRSPAMMRLARRLAKRLSTDRP; translated from the coding sequence ATGACCACACAGACGATCGGAACAGCAGTCCTGGACCGGCTCCACCGGCTCGGAGTCCGGCACATGTTCGGCATCCCCGGCGACTATGTCCTCGGCCTTTATAAATTGATGGAATCTTCGCCTATCCAGCACGTGGCCACCACGCGGGAAGACTGCGCGGGGTTTGCGGCCGACGCCTATGCGCGCATCAACGGCATCGGCGCTCTCTGCGTCACCTACTGTGTCGGCGGACTCAATACCGTCAACGCCATCGCCTGCGCCTACGCGGAGCGGTCTCCCGTCGTGCTGTTGACCGGTTCACCCGGATTGTCGGAGCGCGCCCGTAACCCCTACCTGCACCACATGGTGCGCGAGTTTTCGACGCAGCGGGAAGTGTTCGAAAAAATGACCGTGGCGGCCGTGAGCCTGGAAGACCCCGTCACCGCCGAACGTGAGATGGATCGCGCCTTCGCGGCCCTGTTGCGGTATCGCCGCCCGATCTATCTCGAAATTCCGCGCGACATGGTGCACGTGCCGTTGGCCCAGACGTCTCATAAGCCTCAGACCCAGGGCGAACCGACCGATCGGGCAGCGCTGAGCGAAGCGCTGAATGAGGTCCGCAGCATGTTGGAGTCGGCCAAGCGTCCGGTGATTCTAGCGGGCGCCGAGGTGGGCCGCTTCGGACTCCATGACGAATTGACGAGCCTGGTCGAGCGCCTGAATGTGCCGATCGCCTCGACGCTCCTCGGCAAGTCCATCATCCGCGAAGACCATCCGCTGTATGTCGGCGTCTACAGCGGACTCGTCGCACGCGATGAAGTGAAGGAATTCGTCAATCAGACCGATTGCCTGCTCATCCTGGGCTCCATCCTATCCGACGTGGAAGACCTGGATGCGCACAGCGCCCTCTTTTCCGACGGCCATACCATCCACGCCACGGCCGATCGTGTCGCCATTAAGCATCACCGGTATGACTCGATTCTGTTCGAGGATTTCGTGAAGGGACTGGCCGCGGCCTCACTGCCTTCGTTTCCAACCCCGCAATTACCGGCGCCATACAAGCCCGAAGATCCCATGCCGCCGGCGCAGGCGTCCGTCAGTCTGCAGGGAGTGTTTCGTCACCTCGATACCGTGCTCCATGAGAAAACCCTCGTCATTGCCGACGTGGGTGAATCCCTCTTCGCTTCCGTCGATCTCCACGTGCACCGACGCTTCGAATTTCTCTCCCCCGCCTACTACACGTCGATGGGATTCGCGGTTCCGGCCGCCATCGGCGCAGGTTTCGCCGACCCGTCGTTGCGGCCGATCGTGCTGGTGGGAGACGGCGCGTTTCAAATGACCGGATCGGAGCTCTCGACTGCCGTGCGCTACAAACAAGCACCGGTCGTGATCGTCCTGAACAACCACGGCTATTCGACCGAGCGCGAAATTCTGGAAGGCCCCTTCAATGACATTCACGAATGGCGCTATGAACGGATCTGCGAACTGATCGGCGGCGGTCAGGGCTCCCTGGTGGCCACCCACGGAGAATTCGTGCAGACCCTGGCCAAGGCACTCGCGGATCCCAGCCAGCCCTATGTCATCAATGTATTGCTCGATCCGGCCGACCGCTCGCCGGCCATGATGCGGCTGGCGCGGCGACTGGCAAAGCGGCTCTCGACGGACCGCCCCTAA
- a CDS encoding class I SAM-dependent rRNA methyltransferase codes for MTQLVTGSTAKVRLTAEREGPRYYGHLWVFDSNVADVLGTPAAGDLVDVYTHQNRFFGRGLFNPHSKIRIRMITFQEEPIDDEFFAARLRAAAALRRTVAPHATACRLVHGESDLLPGLVVDRFADVAVMQTLGYGMDLRKELLGELLVQEAGVKTVYLRNDAKSRTLEGLPLSKGYLRGEGATTVNIHEGKAQFTVDFAEGQKTGWFCDQRENRIAAALFAKGKTVLEAFCHTGGFGIQAALAGAQSVEGLDVSAAAVALAQAHAEQNQVAARCRYRQADAFEELRLLERNGQRYDLVILDPPAFARSKKAVPHAIAGYKEVNLRGLRLLQPGGVLVTCSCSQPITDEDFWKMLQAAARDARRQIRLLEQRGQGPDHPVLAGMPETRYLKCYLVQVF; via the coding sequence ATGACACAGCTTGTGACCGGTTCTACTGCGAAAGTCCGACTGACCGCCGAACGTGAAGGGCCGCGTTACTACGGGCACCTGTGGGTGTTCGACAGCAATGTGGCCGACGTGCTGGGTACACCGGCTGCCGGGGATCTCGTCGATGTGTACACCCATCAAAACCGGTTTTTCGGCCGCGGCCTCTTCAACCCCCATTCCAAGATCCGCATCCGCATGATCACGTTTCAGGAGGAGCCGATCGACGACGAGTTTTTTGCCGCGCGCCTCCGTGCTGCAGCGGCCCTTCGCCGGACGGTCGCGCCCCATGCCACGGCCTGCCGCCTCGTGCACGGCGAGAGCGATCTGTTGCCGGGCCTGGTCGTGGACCGGTTTGCGGATGTGGCAGTGATGCAGACACTGGGGTATGGCATGGATCTGCGGAAGGAACTGTTGGGCGAGTTGCTGGTGCAGGAAGCGGGGGTCAAGACGGTGTATCTCCGCAATGATGCCAAGAGCCGGACGCTGGAAGGACTGCCGTTGTCGAAAGGGTATCTGCGCGGTGAGGGGGCCACGACGGTGAACATTCACGAGGGGAAGGCTCAGTTTACGGTGGATTTTGCGGAGGGGCAGAAGACCGGCTGGTTCTGCGATCAACGCGAAAACCGGATCGCCGCCGCTCTCTTCGCAAAAGGGAAAACGGTGTTGGAAGCCTTTTGTCACACCGGTGGGTTCGGCATACAGGCTGCGCTGGCCGGAGCGCAGTCGGTGGAGGGGTTGGATGTGAGCGCGGCGGCCGTAGCGTTGGCACAGGCGCATGCGGAGCAGAACCAGGTGGCGGCTCGTTGTCGCTATCGCCAGGCCGATGCGTTTGAGGAACTTCGGCTGTTGGAACGCAACGGCCAACGGTACGACCTGGTCATTCTCGACCCGCCGGCCTTTGCCCGTAGCAAGAAGGCGGTGCCGCATGCCATCGCCGGGTACAAGGAAGTGAATTTGCGCGGCCTTCGTCTGCTTCAGCCGGGGGGCGTGCTGGTGACCTGTTCTTGCTCGCAGCCGATCACGGACGAGGACTTCTGGAAGATGCTGCAGGCGGCCGCTCGGGATGCCCGCCGGCAGATCAGGCTCCTTGAACAACGTGGACAGGGTCCGGACCATCCGGTGCTCGCCGGCATGCCGGAAACGCGCTATCTCAAATGCTACCTCGTGCAGGTGTTCTGA
- a CDS encoding oligopeptide transporter, OPT family, producing MREQDAPTEPVDAPLVPASVTLPEITLKAVVLSILLAAVLAGANAYLGLFAGMTVSASIPAAVVSMAVLRLFRQSNILENNIVQTAASSGEALAAGVIFTIPGLVLIGYWTTFDYWQTFTVSLVGGVLGVLFTIPLRRVLIIHARLRFPEGVATAEVLKVGASSDAGTGGRVRLLLGAAALGGGFKFAEGGLKLWSESLEGAFQLGRSTFYGGLNLSPALVAVGYIIGLNTAVVVFFGGAIGWLVLLPLYQAIIGSPEGLIGVAAAKATWSGQIRYIGIGAMLVGGVWTLFQVRGPIWQSLRQLLALYGARNQSDGQSELLRTERDAGVVWLIGLTVAALVPMVLLYQGLLNHNLWGGVGLTLLMVVTAFLFSAVAGYMAGLVGSSSNPVSGVTIATIMLASLLLLGIFGKGNPAGPAAALLVGAVVCCAAAMGGDNLQDLKTGHVVGATPWKQQVMQVIGVATGAVVIVPVLSLLQAKYGIGEVTAAHPHPLTAPQATLMANLANGVFGGSLPWHLLGVGMVLGMMVIGLDMRQARRNAALRFPVLAVALGMYLPLKLSATILFGGLLAEYVRVAGKSSDVMTEDRGLLCAAGLVTGEALVGILLALPIALSSIWPSLSGDPFQLVAEPPLGGWPGLAALIVVGFRLVHAARSAASAQKE from the coding sequence ATGCGCGAGCAGGATGCGCCAACGGAGCCGGTAGACGCGCCGCTCGTTCCCGCCTCGGTCACGCTGCCGGAAATCACACTGAAAGCGGTCGTCTTGTCGATTCTGCTGGCCGCCGTGCTGGCCGGAGCCAACGCCTATCTGGGCCTGTTTGCCGGCATGACGGTGTCCGCGTCTATTCCAGCCGCCGTCGTCTCCATGGCGGTGCTGCGTCTCTTCCGTCAGTCGAATATTCTCGAAAACAATATCGTGCAAACCGCCGCCTCCTCAGGCGAAGCGTTGGCGGCCGGGGTGATCTTTACCATTCCGGGGCTGGTCCTGATCGGCTATTGGACCACCTTCGACTATTGGCAGACGTTCACGGTGTCGCTCGTCGGCGGGGTGCTGGGGGTGTTGTTCACCATTCCCCTGCGCCGCGTCCTGATCATTCACGCCAGGCTGCGATTTCCGGAAGGGGTCGCGACGGCAGAGGTGCTGAAGGTCGGGGCCTCGTCGGACGCCGGGACCGGTGGCCGGGTTCGTCTGCTCTTGGGCGCTGCGGCGCTGGGCGGCGGCTTCAAGTTTGCCGAGGGAGGGTTGAAGCTCTGGAGCGAGTCGCTCGAAGGGGCGTTCCAACTGGGGCGTTCGACCTTCTACGGAGGGCTGAACCTGTCACCGGCCTTGGTGGCAGTCGGATACATCATCGGTCTCAACACCGCAGTGGTCGTCTTTTTCGGGGGGGCGATCGGCTGGCTGGTGCTACTGCCGCTGTACCAGGCGATCATCGGTTCGCCGGAGGGATTAATCGGCGTGGCGGCGGCGAAAGCGACGTGGAGCGGGCAGATTCGCTACATCGGCATCGGGGCTATGCTGGTGGGTGGAGTCTGGACCCTGTTTCAGGTACGCGGCCCGATTTGGCAGAGTCTGCGTCAACTCCTGGCGCTGTACGGCGCTCGCAACCAATCTGATGGGCAATCGGAACTTCTGCGCACGGAGCGGGACGCAGGAGTGGTCTGGCTGATCGGGCTGACGGTGGCCGCGCTGGTTCCCATGGTGCTGTTGTATCAAGGCCTGTTGAATCACAATCTGTGGGGCGGCGTCGGATTGACTCTGCTCATGGTTGTGACGGCGTTTCTGTTCTCGGCTGTGGCCGGATACATGGCCGGCCTCGTCGGCAGCTCAAGCAATCCAGTGTCCGGTGTGACGATCGCCACCATCATGCTCGCGTCATTGCTTCTGCTGGGGATTTTCGGGAAGGGCAATCCGGCCGGTCCGGCTGCGGCCCTGCTGGTGGGGGCGGTCGTCTGCTGCGCCGCGGCGATGGGCGGCGACAATCTTCAGGATCTGAAAACCGGGCACGTCGTCGGTGCGACCCCGTGGAAGCAACAGGTAATGCAGGTCATTGGGGTGGCAACGGGGGCGGTCGTGATTGTGCCGGTGTTGTCGCTGCTGCAGGCCAAATATGGGATCGGTGAAGTGACGGCCGCCCATCCCCATCCCCTCACGGCGCCGCAGGCCACGCTGATGGCTAATCTTGCCAATGGAGTGTTCGGCGGTTCTTTACCCTGGCACCTGTTGGGCGTGGGGATGGTGCTGGGGATGATGGTGATCGGTCTCGATATGCGGCAGGCACGACGGAACGCGGCCCTTCGTTTTCCTGTCCTGGCGGTGGCGCTTGGTATGTATCTGCCGCTCAAGCTGTCGGCCACGATTTTGTTCGGGGGCCTGCTGGCTGAGTATGTACGGGTTGCCGGGAAATCTTCCGATGTTATGACGGAAGATCGAGGTCTGCTGTGCGCCGCTGGTTTAGTCACAGGTGAAGCGCTGGTCGGGATCCTGCTGGCGCTTCCCATTGCCCTCAGTTCGATCTGGCCGTCACTCTCGGGAGATCCGTTTCAATTGGTTGCCGAGCCTCCGCTGGGTGGATGGCCGGGGCTTGCGGCACTGATTGTGGTGGGGTTCCGGTTGGTGCACGCGGCGCGGTCGGCTGCATCCGCTCAAAAGGAGTGA
- a CDS encoding helix-turn-helix domain-containing protein: MPNVGTLIRAWRISQKCSEQALAERAGIAASVLETLESEQADPQASTLEALAGALKIPLPWLFIHPTDLDLLCKDDDDEPAPLSTLTGADPVLERILVAAGHDRSLYVLLTALMQSGDPKLLRAAEVSLRSLVKQSKQATVPWQSRPPGHFEPPSD; the protein is encoded by the coding sequence ATGCCGAACGTCGGAACTCTTATTCGCGCCTGGCGGATCTCGCAAAAGTGCTCCGAGCAGGCGCTTGCAGAACGAGCCGGAATCGCAGCCTCGGTACTGGAAACGCTGGAATCGGAACAGGCCGATCCTCAGGCCTCCACCCTGGAAGCGTTGGCCGGCGCACTCAAGATTCCCCTTCCCTGGCTCTTTATCCACCCCACGGATTTAGACCTGCTGTGTAAAGACGATGACGATGAACCGGCCCCCCTGTCCACATTAACCGGAGCCGACCCCGTCCTGGAGCGAATTCTCGTGGCAGCCGGACATGACCGGTCGCTCTACGTCCTCCTGACGGCGCTCATGCAAAGCGGCGACCCCAAACTCCTGCGCGCCGCAGAGGTGAGCCTGCGAAGCCTTGTGAAACAATCCAAGCAGGCGACGGTACCCTGGCAATCACGGCCACCAGGACATTTCGAACCACCCAGCGATTAG
- a CDS encoding RNA methyltransferase, translating to MTFSPRTVSRNFLSHIRDVVKTKRTRDRERVFVLEGTKPILELLQSAPQHIVCLVVTPTFLERQPPDIAQQIVSSGCTVHSCPEHQLTQLSDVETSSGVLAIVHQPTWNQSAILAQPKIFGLYGDMLQDPTNMGTIIRTAAGLNVSALWLAPHSVDVFNPKVVRATAGALFQLPIFPHTSLEELQNLDCVIMAADAGTSEGCVPIRAIRSIPARTVLAIGSESRGLSEPVLDAATVRFTIPLKPGVESLNAAAATAIALFQLSGLPVEGGKA from the coding sequence TTGACCTTCTCACCTCGCACCGTTTCCCGCAACTTTCTCTCCCACATACGGGATGTCGTCAAGACGAAGCGTACGCGTGACCGCGAACGGGTCTTCGTGCTTGAGGGCACCAAGCCGATCCTTGAATTGTTGCAGTCGGCTCCTCAACACATCGTCTGCCTTGTCGTCACCCCCACGTTTCTGGAGCGGCAGCCGCCGGACATCGCGCAGCAGATTGTCAGCAGCGGATGTACTGTTCACAGCTGTCCGGAGCACCAGCTGACCCAATTGTCCGATGTCGAAACCTCCAGCGGCGTGCTGGCCATCGTTCATCAGCCGACCTGGAACCAATCGGCCATACTGGCGCAACCGAAAATCTTCGGCCTCTACGGGGACATGCTCCAGGACCCGACGAATATGGGGACGATCATTCGAACTGCGGCGGGACTCAATGTGAGTGCCTTGTGGCTGGCACCCCACTCCGTCGATGTGTTCAATCCAAAAGTCGTGCGGGCGACCGCCGGCGCGTTGTTTCAGCTGCCGATCTTTCCCCATACCAGTCTAGAAGAATTGCAGAACCTGGATTGCGTGATCATGGCCGCCGACGCCGGAACCAGTGAGGGCTGCGTGCCCATCCGGGCGATTCGGAGTATTCCTGCGCGAACGGTGCTGGCGATCGGGAGCGAGAGTCGGGGCCTGTCTGAACCGGTTCTGGACGCCGCCACCGTTCGATTTACCATCCCGTTGAAACCGGGGGTGGAATCCCTCAATGCCGCGGCGGCTACAGCCATCGCACTCTTCCAATTGTCAGGATTGCCGGTTGAGGGCGGGAAAGCCTGA
- the radA gene encoding DNA repair protein RadA, which yields MKAKTTFHCQACGHQALRWLGRCPDCGGWNTLKEERLPAAPKGRQGMPKTAMAVATPISDIEIVGEPRHSTGMGEFDRVLGGGVVPGSVMLIGGDPGIGKTTLLLQALPLLAAPGEQVLYVSGEESPRQIKMRGQRLGIDGKHLLILGETSLEQILKAIQEIQPAAVVVDSIQTVYTEQLTSAPGSISQVQEVAGQLMWFAKRSNVPVFIIGHVTKEGAIAGPRLLEHIVDTVLYFEGDKSHSFRILRAVKNRFGSTNEIGVFEMKDGGLEEVSNPSELFLAERPQRSTGSVVVSSLEGTRPILVELQALVSGTNYPMPKRMANGVEPNRLSLLLAVMEKRLGMHLSGQDVYVNVVGGIHIDEPAIDLGIVAAVTSSLRESPIDFTTLVMGEVGLGGEVRAISQAELRIREAAKMGFKRCLLPERNVAKLEPVEGIELIGIHEVGDALDAVLA from the coding sequence ATGAAGGCGAAGACGACATTTCATTGCCAGGCCTGCGGTCATCAGGCGCTGCGATGGCTTGGGCGCTGCCCCGATTGTGGAGGCTGGAATACGCTCAAGGAAGAGCGATTGCCGGCCGCCCCGAAAGGTCGCCAGGGTATGCCCAAAACAGCCATGGCCGTGGCGACGCCGATCTCCGATATCGAAATCGTGGGGGAGCCAAGACACAGCACGGGCATGGGGGAGTTTGACCGCGTGTTGGGTGGTGGTGTGGTCCCCGGTTCCGTGATGCTGATCGGCGGCGATCCCGGCATCGGCAAGACGACCTTACTGTTGCAGGCCTTGCCGCTGCTGGCCGCGCCGGGCGAGCAGGTTCTGTACGTCTCCGGGGAGGAGTCTCCCCGGCAGATCAAGATGCGGGGGCAACGTCTGGGCATCGATGGCAAACATCTGCTGATTCTCGGGGAGACCAGTCTCGAACAGATCCTCAAAGCCATCCAGGAAATCCAGCCGGCGGCTGTGGTGGTGGATTCGATTCAGACGGTCTACACCGAGCAGCTCACCTCGGCGCCGGGCAGCATCAGCCAGGTGCAGGAAGTGGCCGGGCAGCTGATGTGGTTTGCCAAGCGCAGCAACGTGCCGGTGTTCATCATCGGGCATGTCACGAAGGAAGGCGCCATCGCCGGACCGCGCTTGCTGGAACACATCGTCGATACGGTACTGTATTTCGAAGGGGATAAGAGCCACAGTTTCCGGATTCTGCGAGCGGTAAAAAATCGCTTCGGATCGACGAACGAGATCGGCGTCTTTGAAATGAAGGATGGCGGCTTGGAGGAAGTCAGTAACCCCTCCGAATTGTTTCTCGCCGAGCGGCCGCAACGCAGCACCGGCTCGGTGGTGGTGTCCAGCCTGGAAGGGACGCGGCCGATCCTGGTGGAACTGCAGGCGTTGGTCTCGGGGACCAATTATCCCATGCCCAAGCGCATGGCCAATGGTGTGGAGCCGAATCGCCTGTCGTTGCTGTTGGCCGTGATGGAGAAACGATTGGGCATGCACCTTTCGGGGCAGGACGTGTATGTGAATGTGGTCGGCGGGATCCACATCGACGAACCGGCCATTGATCTGGGCATTGTCGCCGCCGTCACGTCGAGTTTGCGGGAGAGTCCAATCGATTTCACGACGCTGGTGATGGGCGAAGTCGGACTGGGTGGTGAAGTCCGGGCGATCAGCCAGGCCGAGTTGCGGATTCGCGAAGCCGCCAAAATGGGATTCAAACGCTGTCTTTTACCGGAGCGAAACGTCGCCAAGCTGGAACCGGTCGAAGGCATTGAGTTGATCGGCATTCATGAAGTCGGAGACGCGTTGGATGCAGTACTGGCGTGA
- the tsaB gene encoding tRNA (adenosine(37)-N6)-threonylcarbamoyltransferase complex dimerization subunit type 1 TsaB: protein MKTKPARHVLAIDTATAWQSVALLRDEQVLALLEQDADGSHARSLMGAIDRLLRGAGLSLKDLQGLAVSIGPGSFTGLRVGLATMLGFRAVLGTPIVTVPTLEAMAWNLRDVKGLLVPVLKSRHNEVYWAAYEWRPGTGLHTHIAEQVGPPASVARALQGAKACTLFGDGWQAYEKGIRAAVEAVGGRVQEVRPEQQRPSAVSVGLAGRQCLEAGQVAGPELVPRYVQRTEAEVKFDEQQGVSALERRRQRVAGKLAQGRRKRAQNDADPRAQK from the coding sequence ATGAAGACGAAACCGGCCCGGCATGTGCTGGCGATCGATACGGCCACGGCTTGGCAAAGTGTCGCGCTGCTTCGGGATGAGCAGGTGCTGGCCCTGCTCGAACAGGATGCCGACGGATCGCACGCGCGTTCGTTGATGGGCGCGATTGATCGTCTGTTACGCGGGGCCGGACTGTCGTTGAAGGATCTCCAAGGGTTGGCCGTGTCGATCGGGCCCGGTTCGTTCACTGGCCTGCGTGTGGGGCTTGCCACCATGTTGGGATTTCGTGCCGTGTTGGGCACTCCCATCGTAACGGTCCCGACTTTGGAAGCGATGGCTTGGAATTTGCGCGATGTGAAGGGCTTGTTGGTGCCGGTCCTGAAGAGTCGGCACAATGAAGTGTACTGGGCTGCCTACGAGTGGCGGCCGGGAACGGGTCTGCACACTCATATCGCCGAGCAGGTGGGCCCTCCTGCTTCGGTGGCCCGGGCGTTACAAGGGGCCAAAGCTTGTACGTTGTTCGGCGACGGCTGGCAAGCCTATGAGAAAGGCATCCGGGCGGCGGTTGAAGCGGTCGGCGGGCGAGTGCAGGAAGTCAGGCCGGAGCAACAGCGTCCTTCGGCCGTGAGTGTCGGTCTCGCGGGGAGACAGTGCCTGGAGGCAGGACAGGTTGCCGGGCCGGAGCTGGTTCCCCGCTATGTTCAACGCACCGAAGCGGAAGTAAAATTCGACGAACAGCAGGGGGTGTCGGCGCTCGAACGGCGTCGGCAGCGGGTTGCCGGCAAGCTGGCGCAGGGCCGCCGGAAACGTGCTCAAAATGATGCCGATCCGCGGGCGCAGAAGTAG
- the rimI gene encoding ribosomal protein S18-alanine N-acetyltransferase, protein MASDSVLIEPATAEVLDEVFAIEQACFSAPWTRKMLAAELSGNQFAQFLIAKCPDPRAGTSVIAGYFCFWIVFEELRLMNLAVLAPFRRQGVASRLVCTALRAGLERGASRAMLEVRASNQEALTLYHRLGFRQTARRARYYVNPDEDALLMELAPLQLGPLCERV, encoded by the coding sequence ATGGCGTCAGATTCCGTGTTGATTGAACCGGCGACCGCTGAGGTCCTCGACGAGGTCTTCGCCATCGAACAGGCTTGCTTCTCTGCCCCCTGGACGCGCAAAATGTTGGCAGCCGAGTTGTCCGGTAATCAATTTGCGCAGTTCCTCATCGCGAAGTGTCCTGACCCCCGGGCTGGAACCTCCGTGATTGCCGGGTATTTTTGTTTTTGGATCGTGTTCGAGGAATTGCGGTTGATGAATCTGGCGGTGCTCGCCCCGTTTCGACGTCAGGGTGTGGCGAGTCGGTTGGTTTGTACGGCCTTGCGGGCCGGGTTGGAGCGTGGTGCCAGCCGGGCGATGCTGGAGGTGCGGGCCTCGAATCAGGAGGCGTTGACCCTCTATCATCGGTTGGGGTTTCGGCAGACCGCCAGGCGAGCGCGGTACTATGTGAACCCTGACGAAGATGCGCTGCTGATGGAACTGGCACCGCTCCAGTTAGGCCCCTTGTGCGAGCGGGTGTAG
- a CDS encoding YdcH family protein, translating to MQTETAITERLRQSNTEFRALEESHHRLDAELADLQKRHVLTPAEEVLKKQLQKEKLATKDKIAEFIRSSR from the coding sequence ATGCAGACGGAGACGGCGATCACTGAACGGTTGCGGCAATCCAACACAGAATTCCGTGCGCTTGAAGAATCTCACCATCGCCTCGATGCTGAATTAGCCGATTTACAGAAGCGGCATGTGCTCACGCCGGCGGAAGAAGTGCTGAAGAAGCAGTTGCAAAAAGAGAAGCTGGCCACCAAAGACAAAATAGCCGAATTCATTCGATCGTCGCGTTAG
- the tatC gene encoding twin-arginine translocase subunit TatC, translating to MLAPLAAHIQSLKKRLLIIVVTLAVAFATAFAYSSEMVAWLNRPFPNQLVFYGPTEALFASIKVSFLAGIILSLPMVFYQCWRFIEPALLPKEQRWAIPLFLLAAFLFALGLVFCNLVILPLVIDFFVSFGMDRDITPALGVGTYIDFNVKFLLIFGCAFELPLVLTLLSRVGVVSAAVLAHYRKHAIMAALIISAIVTPDATLFTMLLMAVPLMVLYEIGIIGAKIFGRAAGPAPDMNLPLDPDIPIGTAGHRVR from the coding sequence ATGCTCGCACCACTGGCCGCCCATATTCAGTCGCTCAAGAAGCGGCTGCTGATCATCGTGGTGACCTTGGCGGTCGCGTTCGCCACGGCGTTTGCCTACTCCTCCGAGATGGTCGCCTGGCTCAATCGCCCGTTTCCCAATCAACTGGTGTTTTACGGGCCGACGGAAGCGCTGTTTGCGTCCATCAAAGTGTCGTTTCTGGCGGGCATCATCCTCAGCCTGCCCATGGTGTTTTACCAGTGCTGGAGGTTTATCGAACCGGCGTTGCTCCCCAAGGAGCAACGCTGGGCGATTCCCTTGTTCCTGCTGGCGGCGTTTCTGTTTGCGCTCGGCCTGGTCTTTTGTAACCTCGTCATTCTGCCGCTCGTCATCGACTTCTTCGTCAGCTTCGGTATGGATCGCGACATCACCCCCGCGCTCGGTGTAGGGACCTATATCGACTTCAACGTCAAATTTCTTCTGATCTTCGGCTGCGCTTTTGAATTGCCGCTGGTGTTGACCCTGTTGTCCCGAGTGGGGGTCGTCTCGGCCGCGGTGCTGGCGCACTATCGCAAACATGCCATCATGGCGGCATTGATCATTTCGGCCATCGTGACCCCGGACGCCACGCTGTTTACCATGTTGCTGATGGCGGTCCCGCTCATGGTACTCTATGAGATCGGGATCATCGGGGCCAAGATCTTCGGGCGGGCCGCAGGGCCGGCTCCCGACATGAATCTGCCGCTCGATCCTGATATACCCATCGGCACGGCCGGTCATCGCGTCCGGTAA
- a CDS encoding peptidylprolyl isomerase, producing the protein MTAQAGSPVATISVTSKNEPWGEIVLRLFPDVAPNHVKNFVDLAKKGFYNGTTFHRVIPGFMIQGGDPNSKNPDRASHGMGGPGHNVKAEFNSKPHKRGTLSMARANDPDSAGSQFFICVNDANFLDWQYTVFGEVQSGLDVVDKVVGSKRDGRDNPLERVEMTVTITE; encoded by the coding sequence ATGACGGCACAAGCAGGTTCACCGGTCGCGACCATTTCTGTCACATCCAAGAACGAACCATGGGGCGAGATCGTGTTGCGTCTCTTCCCCGACGTGGCGCCCAATCACGTGAAGAACTTCGTGGATCTGGCGAAAAAGGGCTTCTACAACGGCACGACGTTTCACCGGGTGATCCCCGGGTTCATGATTCAGGGCGGCGATCCCAACAGCAAGAATCCGGACCGGGCATCGCATGGAATGGGTGGTCCAGGCCACAACGTGAAAGCGGAGTTCAACAGCAAGCCGCACAAGCGGGGCACCCTGTCCATGGCGCGCGCCAACGATCCGGACAGCGCGGGCTCGCAGTTTTTTATCTGCGTCAACGATGCCAACTTTCTGGACTGGCAGTATACGGTCTTCGGTGAAGTGCAGAGCGGACTGGACGTGGTCGACAAAGTGGTCGGCTCCAAGCGCGACGGGCGGGATAATCCGCTGGAGCGCGTCGAAATGACCGTCACTATTACCGAGTGA